GATCTTGGGAATCTAAAATGTCTGGAGTTATCTCTAATTATCCATAATTGGTTGATGGAATGATTGTAAACATGTGTATGGAataaatttgcaaagaaaattTGCAGTGGAAATGATGTCTATGCTAGGAAAATCCAACTGTCTTTTATGTAAATATTGccctcttcattttgcttcaaaTTCCTTCTGTATGCAGGGGTGAGACTCATTATGGATGAGAAAATTTCTTGACCTTATGTAAGGTTCCTCCATAACTAAACAGGGATATAGAAGTCGAGCGATAAATATAAAACTGTCCCAATTGTAGTTTATTTCTACATgtacaccatcatcatcaagaCAACATTTTCGTGAGAGGCTATTTGATGCTTCACCAACTTGTAAAGATTAGTCTGGGCTGGAGATGATTTTAGTTGCCTTTCCTGAGTTCTATGCTGAAATTTTCCTGTAGAAAAGTTAAAGTCCTCtgtcaaaattaaattgtttCTATCATGTTAATGTATTCCATCTCATGGAACCATGTATTCTTTTGGTATCACTGATCAAAAATGTTTTGATATGTACTTGCAGTATTAGTGAAACATAATTTGCTAGTTAGTTCGACTTTTGAATtcgcaattcgctcaaaatagttcaaaaatagcctaaaaccgaccataattcgctttttcgATTCGGACTCTTGAGACGATTAGCGAATCATGCGACACTTGTGCAGTATTGTACATGTAATGTTTAGTTATATCTCTACTTTTTACTCTGAAACGCGCTGGTTTTAGATTAGCCTCTTATGTGcaaatctttttatttgttcttttaaTTGGTGAACAAAAATTGATTTAAGGGGTCAGAAAGATCTGATATGTTATTTGTCTTATGCAACAGTTACCTTTGCAACACTCGGTGAGAAAACTACTGTGATGTCCCCTGAAGTACTTGTTAATGCAGGGGTTCCCTGTTGCAGGTGACAATTGCCCtggaattttttttgtattggcTAATTGTTAGGCTGACATTTTTACGTCAATTAAAGGTTTTCTCTTCAGGTTTCCCCTGAATATAATCAGTCCTATTTACATTTTCTTTTACTCTTGATCAGGTTAGTACAAAACGCCGGGGAGTTTGTCGTTACATTCCCAAGAGCTTACCATTCTGGCTTCAGTCACGGTAAATTCTCTTTCttatcttgtttatttttcctcTACACTTCAAATTATCGTGTAGTTGATTTAAGCTGAATATTTTGATTCAGGGTTCAACTGTGGAGAAGCATCAAATATTGCCACCCCCGAATGGCTGAGATTTGCAAAAGATGCTGCTATTCGTAGAGCCTCAATAAACTATCCTCCAATGGTTTCTCACTTTCAGTTGCTGTACGATCTTGCTTTGGCAATATGTTCAAGGTATCCGTTCTCTCTCTTGATAGACATGCTGTTCAATTACGCTGCCAGAACCACGtgcttattttcattattaaatgGACTTAGTAAAAATGAATGTGCAAGTAAATCAGTTATTGCACTTTTTGGCTGTTTCTTTTTCTTGCCGCAAGCTAGTTACCTTTTGCCTATTACCATGCAATCTTTTTTAGTATATGAAACTAGGGGCGAAACCAGGATTTTGAGTTAGGGGGGCCAAATTGTCGATAtactagcaaattatttattatataaaaactagTTCAACTATGAAAATTTTACATATAGACTAAAATGAACTTGAATCATAGCAAAAATTATTTCTAACAAATGAAGTTGAAGCTTCTCTATAATTACgccatttgaaaaaaaataagtgttttcgATTCCATATATTTGCCTACTAAGtctaaaaaaacattattaaaattaagatagcaaaaatataaatacacacCAAAAAGGATGAATGTGAAATTATAAAAGATAAGAGTAATggcattataatataaatttattagtctattaaaaataatgtttCAAATTTGGGTTTGATCCCTTAACCTTATATTACAGAAATGTTACCCCAACCATTAAACTATAGTagttttttgttatatttatgcactctttaaattatattatattagtaAGGGGGGCCAAAGCCAAAATTACAAAGAAACGCATTTTGGGCAAGGGGGGCCGGGTAAGATGTGGATGCGCCTATGTATGAAACACTAATCATCGCATTTGATTAGTTCACTCGTCTCTGTTGTTTCCCTCTGATCTTCATTTGTCATTGCAcaaagttatttcttagtcatTATATGTCTTATAAACAGTTTTGGGCAGTTCTCAGTCTGATCATTGCCTTGTATTGCGTTGTTAATAGTATCATTTAGTGATCTATATTGGCTAACTTTTACCTCAAATTCAAGTGATGTCTCAATCGGCCCCTTTTTTTTGGTGCTAGGGTGCCAATGGGGATTAAAACTGAACCTCGAAGTTCTCgcttaaaagataaaaagaagggTGAAGGTGAAATGCTGGTTAAACAGATGTTTGTGCAAGACGTAATGCAGAATAACGAGCTTTTTCACACTCTTGGACAAGGATCCGAAGTGGTACTTCTCCCTCACAATTCATCTGAAAAATTTGTTTGGTCCAATTTGCGTGTTGGATCCAAGTATAAAGTGAAACCCGGGTTGCCTTTTAGCTTATACAGTTCCGAAGAATCTATAAAAGCTTCTGATGACATTATGTTAGCTAGAGACGGTAACCAACGGAATACCTTATATTCTACCAAAACTAAGCCTGGTGGCTCTCTGTCCACTTCGCCGCATAATATCCAAGACTCGGAAAATGAAAAGGGGAGAAGTGCAGCTGGAGATGGATTATTAGAACGCGGACTGTTTTCATGTGTCAAATGTGGGATTTGGACTTTTGCATGTGTTGCCATTGTTCAACCTACCGAATCAGCCGCTCAGTACCTGATGTCAGCAGATTGTAATTCCTTAAATGATTGGGTTGCTGCTTCTGGAGTATCAAGTCAAGTAATGGAGGCTGCTGACGGTGAAGCAAATACTACAGAGCCAGATTCTTTTTCGGGTATGTTTTTTTGCATATTCTTTTAGCTAGTTTTGTAGATTGAAGATACATTTGCAGACAAGCGCTCCTCGTTCTCGTTAATTTCTCTTTTATGTTGTCTATTGTGGATCTTCTATTAGAGttgtttatcattattatagACCTAGCTGACGAAAGTGTTCTAAGGAGAAtaatatgattttgatttatgtatCAAAGCGATTTCCACTTAGCATTGTTATTTTTAGTACTTTCTCCGTTtgattatacttgctacatttgattttttactcaactcaatgtgttattttgattatttatatattgaactatgctcatctaaaaattataaaaactttatatttaaaagtatgcgattaggcgactcaaacaaaattctacttgaccatatttttttcttacacgTTAGCCTTGATatgtaaaataaacttgaatgatgaatagtgttaGTAACCGTAAGTAGCAAGTattcagaacggaggaagtactaaAATTACTTCACAAGATGGAGATAAGGAAGTTAGTTTTATTCCTCtgtttaaatatgtgcttagtCTGCATAAAACTAGAATCTATCCGATAACTTGTTGGATGATGACTCATGGGTTGAGGTCCATTGACCAATGGATTGTCTTATGATTAATGGTACTCTAATTTTGTTGTGTCAGGGGTAATGTGCTAGAGGTCCTTTCTCATTGTGTATGTGGGAGTGGGGTGGGATGGGGCCGGTGGTGGGGGTGGGATGGGGGGTGTTAAGAAAGAATATTGTCTAACAAGAGCCAGCATGTGAATTGGTTCCTTCTGTTTGGCAAATGTGATTGAGTACTTGTGTAGTTTGATATGTCCTTACTTTGTTAGGTTTATAAGGGATAGAGGGGAAAATCAGGGGCGGCCCGGTGGGAGGGCTGGAGGGGGGATCTGCATGGATTTTTCTGATGGATTGGATGTACAGTAAAACGACTTCTGCAATCCTCTAAATGTAGTTTGGTAATAATATTTACTGATGAATGACTTATATAATGGATTGAATCAATACTAATGACCTTCTTTTTAGTATCTAAGAAACATTGTGACTTGGGTACTATTTGAATTGTAGGATCCTTGGAAAAAAATGCTCTTGACAGCTTGTATGATTTCTCTGTCCATTCGGGTAATTACCAAGCTCACAGCATGGATAACACCTCGGAGATGAAGTCAAATACCGCAATTGTAAAAGATGCTTTATTTACTGAAAATAAGGTAGAATCATCTGCTCTCGGCCTATTGGCTTTGACATATGGAAATTCTTCCGACTCTGATGAAGATGATGTTCAGCCCAATAGTCCTGTTGTTTCTGAGGGTAATCTGTCCGGAGATGGTTCATGGGATAATAGAATTCACCAAGATGATACTGCATCACCAAATTTCGAGCAAGGCTATGATAGTGGTGTAGAAAGGGGACGAAGCCAGATTTCTTCTCGATCGGAGTGTGTCGATGAGGATTTTCCCCAAAGGTTTGATATTTATGAGGACTGTGGCCATAGAAGATCGAATAGCGGCGATAATGAGTATGAGACTCACAACTGCTCTGCCAAATTTGCGGAGGAAGATACGTTGACTTCAGAGCAAAATTATTCACCTATTGCCGATGATCATGATGATCTGGTGAGCAAGCCGCAGCTTTCTTATGCTCGTAGATATGATGAAGATTCTTCAAGGATGCATGTTTTTTGTCTTGAGCATGCTGTTGAGGTTGAGAAACAACTCAGACCAATCGGCGGAGTGCATATATTACTCCTTTGTCATCCAGGTGTGTGTCGAGTTTTATACGCTAAATCATAGTTTTGTTGGACcgtcatttttatgttttactaGGTGAATGTGCTGACGCAGGGCTTAATGATGATTTCTTCcatgtctttttatttttcgtATTAGCTTGATTTTTTCTATGTTTGTTCTCTTTATCACATGGGTTTTAATATATTTGTCGTCTGTCGTTAGACTATCCGAATGTAGAAGTTGAAGCGAAGAAAGTAGCGGAAGAGTTGGAAATGAATTATGTTTGGAAAGATATTGCGTTTTCCGAGGCCACAAAAGACGATGAGGAGCGGATTCATATGGCATTGCAGAGTGAGGAGGCCACTCCAAAAAACGGGGACTGGGCTGTAAAGCTCGGTATCAATCTCTTTTACAGTGCAATACTCAGCCGCTCGCCTCTCTACAACAAGCAGATGCCTTACAATTCTGTCATATACAGTGCTTTTGGCTGCAGTACTCCGTCAATATCGTCTTCGGAAGCTAAGGTTCACGGTAAAGGATTCGGTAGACAGAAAAAGTTGGTGATGGCTGGTAAATGGTGCGGCAAAGTCTGGATGTCGAATCAGGTTCATCCGATGTTGTTGCATAGAGATCACGATGAAGATGACAGAATCGTCAATCCTTGTTTGAAATCAAATGAGAAAGTTGTGAGAAAATCGGAAGCTATCCCGAAAGCTCAAACATCCTATATGAAACGGAAGACCAATAAGAGGAAGAAACCAATGTCAGAGAGCAAGACGGtcaagaaaatgaaatttgaaGCATCCGGGTTTGCAAATTCCGAACCAGAAGATTCCGTGGACGATAAACCTGAGTTTGAAACAAGGAGAAGTGTGAGGAAATCAAAAGCACAATGCAGGTCTATTAAGAGAGTAAAACACCATGAAGAAGTCCAAGATAGCATCTCCGAGGATTCACAGGACGACATTAGTTTGCATCAGGAACCTTTGAAAAGCGCTAGAGCTTCGAAGCGAGGAGCTAGACGAGCTCTGAAAGGACCGAAAGGCCATCGTAGTGCTGCAGCCATTGAAGGTTATTCTGATGAGGATTCACCCAATGATATGTCGCATCAACGTGGACCGAGAAATAGTAGTAGAAAATTCAAGGCGGAGGTGAAATCTACTCAGAAGGTAAAACCCCAGGAGGGTTTGGATGGTGACTCCGAAGGATTGCGGTCTGATGAATCCGAGCCAGAGGAGCATGAGAGAAATGTAAGGAGTTATGCGGCGTCTCAGAGACGACTCTCGGTCCATGAACAATATGAGCCAGCGACTGAAGATGAGGAGGTTGATGGTGGGCCAAGTACTCGTCTGAGGAAAAGAATCTCGAGGCCCACGTTAAAGAAGAGGGAAAATAAACCTGCAGTGAAGAAGCAAGTACCGAATTCCAAAGGAAAGAAGGCTGCTCATGTCACTATGAATATAACACCTGCAAGAAAAGGTCCAAAGATGAGGCTACCCGTATCGAGAGGTCCAGCAATGAAGGGTCCAGCCAGGAAGAATCCGTCTTTCTCTACAGACGCAAACGTAGACAAAGAAGAAGACGAGGATGATGAATTTACTTGTGATATTGAGGGTTGCTCCATGAGCTTTGGTTCGAAGCAAGAGTTGGCCTCTCATAAACGGAACATATGCCCCGTCAAAGGGTGTGGTAAGAAGTTCTTCTCACACAAGTATCTAGTGCAGCATCGGCGTGTTCACATGGATGACCGTCCATTGAAGTGTCCTTGGAAGGGATGCCGCATGACTTTCAAGTGGGCGTGGGCACGCACTGAACACATTCGAGTCCACACGGGTGCCCGTCCTTATGTCTGCACCGAGCTAGATTGTGGCCAGACATTCCGGTTTGTGTCAGATTTCAGCCGTCATAAACGTAAGACGGGTCACTCGGCAAAGAAGACTAGaaaatgattaatttagttGGGATGTAAACAAAACTTAACATTTCTTGTCAAGGAATTTGTTTCTATTGATTGACCTTAGGTCTTGgttcaaattttttgtttaattgggatgttacttggactcttcattttgcttcacgtatccgtgtctgatccttgatgctcggacattggtatggcattTAGAtgcataaaattgaatatttagatgtATCTGACACTTTTACACATATCAGCATCCGATTTTTCAAATAACATAGACTGGGAGAGTCAGGGAGTTGGTAAGATTAGTTGTATCTGTAATGTGAGATGGGGTCTTCATTGGACCCATTCTTGCAGTTCAATCAAGAAATTCCTTGGGGATCCATTATTTTATTATGTGATATAAAATCATAGATGCTTTGACTAATGGGAGTTTCTCAATCAAGTGTTTTCCTCCTGCCATTGGATCTGTGTGGTTACAAGTATGAATTCTGTTGGACAATCCAGATTTGTAATTGTAATAATACATTGTGATACTTTTAGggataattttatatttactcaTTTCAAGAGCACATTTATGATTTTACACTATATACTCATATAATAGATTTAGGTTATGTTTGACTTTGTAATTATGTTGGTGTTTCGCCTTTTAGTTTTACTTGCAATTATGTATATTAGTTgttgagtattattttattatataataaaaaatcatattcttAAACCACACGAATGAGACCATAGCTCTCTATTGGgttgatatttgtatat
The Amaranthus tricolor cultivar Red isolate AtriRed21 chromosome 11, ASM2621246v1, whole genome shotgun sequence DNA segment above includes these coding regions:
- the LOC130826819 gene encoding lysine-specific demethylase REF6, which codes for MGSSSFIAAEHTNPEVFPWLKTLPLAPEYYPTIQEFQDPISYIYKIEKEASKYGICKIVPPVPPPSKKSVVSNFNQSLSLSSSNSQNPKSQPTFTTRQQQIGFCPRKQRPIQKSVWQSGEYYTLQQFEAKAKNFEKNYLKKCSKKALSALEIETLYWKANGDRPFSVEYANDMPGSAFVPLKDKRTGDSVVVVAGNVGDTAWNMRGVARANGSLLRFMKEEIPGVTSPMVYVAMLFSWFAWHVEDHDLHSLNFLHYGAGKTWYGVPKDAAAAFEEVIRVYGFGEEINHLVTFATLGEKTTVMSPEVLVNAGVPCCRLVQNAGEFVVTFPRAYHSGFSHGFNCGEASNIATPEWLRFAKDAAIRRASINYPPMVSHFQLLYDLALAICSRVPMGIKTEPRSSRLKDKKKGEGEMLVKQMFVQDVMQNNELFHTLGQGSEVVLLPHNSSEKFVWSNLRVGSKYKVKPGLPFSLYSSEESIKASDDIMLARDGNQRNTLYSTKTKPGGSLSTSPHNIQDSENEKGRSAAGDGLLERGLFSCVKCGIWTFACVAIVQPTESAAQYLMSADCNSLNDWVAASGVSSQVMEAADGEANTTEPDSFSGSLEKNALDSLYDFSVHSGNYQAHSMDNTSEMKSNTAIVKDALFTENKVESSALGLLALTYGNSSDSDEDDVQPNSPVVSEGNLSGDGSWDNRIHQDDTASPNFEQGYDSGVERGRSQISSRSECVDEDFPQRFDIYEDCGHRRSNSGDNEYETHNCSAKFAEEDTLTSEQNYSPIADDHDDLVSKPQLSYARRYDEDSSRMHVFCLEHAVEVEKQLRPIGGVHILLLCHPDYPNVEVEAKKVAEELEMNYVWKDIAFSEATKDDEERIHMALQSEEATPKNGDWAVKLGINLFYSAILSRSPLYNKQMPYNSVIYSAFGCSTPSISSSEAKVHGKGFGRQKKLVMAGKWCGKVWMSNQVHPMLLHRDHDEDDRIVNPCLKSNEKVVRKSEAIPKAQTSYMKRKTNKRKKPMSESKTVKKMKFEASGFANSEPEDSVDDKPEFETRRSVRKSKAQCRSIKRVKHHEEVQDSISEDSQDDISLHQEPLKSARASKRGARRALKGPKGHRSAAAIEGYSDEDSPNDMSHQRGPRNSSRKFKAEVKSTQKVKPQEGLDGDSEGLRSDESEPEEHERNVRSYAASQRRLSVHEQYEPATEDEEVDGGPSTRLRKRISRPTLKKRENKPAVKKQVPNSKGKKAAHVTMNITPARKGPKMRLPVSRGPAMKGPARKNPSFSTDANVDKEEDEDDEFTCDIEGCSMSFGSKQELASHKRNICPVKGCGKKFFSHKYLVQHRRVHMDDRPLKCPWKGCRMTFKWAWARTEHIRVHTGARPYVCTELDCGQTFRFVSDFSRHKRKTGHSAKKTRK